One window of the Prochlorococcus marinus CUG1438 genome contains the following:
- a CDS encoding lycopene cyclase family protein — MEILDILILGSGPAALCLASELAKQNLNIKGISTKSPNEKWENTYGIWASELEELGLESLLSHRWCKTVSFFGDGENQEGDNPTKHNYDYGLINQEAFQNELLKNCKGIEWLNETAKDIKEKNKLSEVICFSGLRIKARLVIDASGHKSNFIKRPFQNEIAQQAAYGIVGKFSSPPVNKEEFVLMDFRPNHLNDEEKLSSPSFLYAMDLGNETFFVEETSLASYPALSQENLKKRLFKRLNSKGIKVSEIFHEENCLFPMNLPLPFKKQFVLGFGGAASMVHPASGYMIGSLLRRAPLLAEKLAIFLKEPHLTSLELATKGWDILWPYELTQRHKLYQYGLRRLMSFDESRLRSFFSNFFRLSTNEWVGFLTNTLPLPKLIYVMSKMFINSPLKVKLGMLKLN, encoded by the coding sequence ATGGAAATACTTGATATTTTAATTTTAGGCTCCGGTCCTGCAGCATTATGTTTAGCTTCAGAATTAGCCAAGCAGAATTTGAATATAAAGGGAATATCTACTAAATCTCCAAATGAAAAATGGGAGAATACATATGGCATATGGGCATCTGAACTAGAGGAGCTAGGATTAGAGTCTTTATTATCTCATCGCTGGTGTAAAACTGTTAGTTTTTTTGGGGATGGCGAAAACCAAGAGGGAGATAATCCAACAAAACATAATTATGATTATGGTTTAATAAATCAAGAAGCCTTTCAAAATGAACTTTTAAAAAACTGTAAAGGTATTGAATGGTTGAATGAAACAGCAAAAGACATTAAAGAAAAAAACAAACTATCTGAGGTAATCTGTTTTTCAGGTCTTAGAATAAAGGCAAGATTAGTTATCGACGCAAGTGGTCATAAAAGCAATTTTATAAAAAGACCATTTCAAAATGAAATCGCTCAACAAGCTGCTTATGGAATTGTTGGTAAATTTTCGTCGCCACCTGTTAATAAGGAAGAATTTGTTTTAATGGATTTTCGTCCCAATCATTTAAACGATGAAGAAAAGTTATCCTCCCCTTCCTTTCTTTATGCAATGGATTTAGGAAATGAAACTTTTTTTGTTGAAGAAACCTCATTAGCAAGTTATCCTGCATTATCTCAAGAAAATCTAAAAAAAAGACTTTTTAAAAGACTAAATAGTAAGGGTATTAAGGTAAGTGAAATTTTTCATGAAGAGAATTGCCTTTTCCCAATGAATTTACCCCTCCCATTTAAAAAACAATTTGTACTTGGTTTCGGAGGGGCTGCAAGTATGGTTCATCCTGCATCAGGATATATGATCGGATCTTTATTAAGAAGGGCTCCACTCCTCGCAGAAAAATTAGCAATCTTTTTAAAAGAACCTCATCTAACTTCTCTAGAACTAGCTACAAAAGGCTGGGATATCCTATGGCCTTACGAGTTAACACAAAGACATAAACTTTACCAATATGGTCTTAGAAGATTAATGAGTTTTGACGAAAGTAGATTAAGAAGCTTTTTTTCAAATTTCTTTAGATTATCGACCAATGAATGGGTGGGTTTTCTTACTAATACACTTCCACTTCCAAAACTAATTTATGTGATGAGTAAGATGTTTATAAATTCACCTCTAAAAGTAAAACTAGGAATGCTTAAATTAAATTAG
- a CDS encoding DUF1957 domain-containing protein → MNGQYHKKNVLGQLAIVLHAHLPYVKKNEKNSLEEDWLFQAILECYIPLLQSIESSKKEDPENTKLTISLSPTLLSLLNNKQIKDTFPSWIETRKDFLKELPLEEKNASAFLMKNLNDKYLYWQNCSGNLIDKFKVLNNSGNLDILTCAATHGYLPILRENPETVKGQINTAIRSHENIFGTKPLGIWLPECAYYENLDEILFNSGIRYTILDGHGILNSTPRPRYGVYAPICSKKGVAFFGRDSEATLPVWSAKDGFPGDKAYREFHKDLGWELPIFKLQKRGILTKRPLGLKFHKITDENVPLGEKKFYLENEAKMKAGKDADAYLLARSKQFEKLTLSSSFNPLLVAPFDAELFGHWWYEGPVFIENILKKSSKYSIKLTNLKEFLMQKPNLQICDPSPSSWGQGGYHNYWINDANAWVVPEITKAGSTFVDLSLKKSNNDLSLRLLKQAARELLLSESSDWSFILRAGTTTELAKERIEKHLFRFWQLVEMIKNHSIINLKLLEDIEEEDKVFPEINIDDWTE, encoded by the coding sequence ATGAATGGGCAATACCACAAAAAAAATGTTTTAGGTCAGTTAGCGATAGTTTTACATGCTCATCTTCCTTATGTAAAAAAAAATGAAAAAAACTCTTTAGAAGAGGATTGGTTATTTCAGGCGATTTTGGAATGTTACATACCACTACTTCAATCAATAGAATCTTCCAAAAAAGAAGATCCTGAAAATACAAAACTTACTATTAGTTTGTCTCCAACATTATTATCGCTTCTAAATAATAAACAAATTAAAGATACTTTCCCAAGCTGGATTGAAACAAGGAAAGATTTTTTAAAGGAACTGCCATTAGAAGAAAAAAATGCCTCTGCATTTTTAATGAAAAATCTGAATGATAAATACTTATATTGGCAAAATTGTTCTGGAAATTTAATTGATAAGTTTAAGGTTTTAAATAACTCTGGAAATTTGGATATTCTTACTTGTGCAGCTACTCACGGATATTTGCCAATTCTAAGGGAGAATCCTGAAACTGTTAAAGGACAAATTAATACAGCAATTAGGAGTCATGAAAATATTTTTGGAACAAAGCCTTTAGGTATTTGGTTACCTGAATGTGCATATTATGAAAATTTAGATGAGATACTATTTAATTCCGGAATTAGATATACAATATTAGACGGTCATGGGATTCTAAATTCCACACCAAGGCCAAGATATGGTGTATATGCTCCAATATGCTCGAAAAAAGGAGTTGCATTCTTTGGGAGAGATAGTGAGGCAACCTTGCCCGTCTGGTCTGCCAAGGATGGATTCCCTGGCGACAAAGCTTATCGGGAATTTCATAAAGATTTGGGTTGGGAATTGCCTATCTTTAAGCTCCAAAAGAGAGGCATCTTAACAAAAAGACCTTTAGGGTTAAAGTTTCATAAGATTACAGATGAAAACGTACCGTTAGGGGAAAAGAAGTTTTACTTAGAAAATGAGGCCAAAATGAAAGCTGGAAAGGATGCTGATGCTTATCTTCTGGCGAGATCCAAACAATTTGAAAAATTAACCTTATCCTCTTCCTTTAATCCTTTATTGGTAGCTCCATTTGATGCAGAGTTATTTGGTCATTGGTGGTATGAGGGACCTGTTTTTATAGAAAATATTTTAAAGAAATCTAGTAAATATTCAATTAAGCTTACAAATTTAAAAGAATTCTTAATGCAAAAGCCAAATCTTCAGATTTGTGATCCATCTCCATCAAGTTGGGGACAAGGTGGATACCACAATTATTGGATTAATGATGCAAACGCATGGGTCGTTCCAGAAATTACAAAAGCAGGCTCAACTTTCGTTGATTTATCCTTAAAAAAATCTAATAATGATTTATCTTTAAGACTCCTAAAGCAAGCAGCAAGAGAACTACTTCTCTCTGAATCCTCTGATTGGAGTTTTATTCTAAGAGCAGGAACGACAACTGAGCTTGCAAAAGAGAGGATAGAAAAACACTTATTCAGGTTCTGGCAATTGGTTGAAATGATTAAAAATCATTCCATTATTAATTTAAAACTACTTGAAGATATTGAGGAAGAAGATAAAGTTTTTCCCGAAATTAATATTGATGATTGGACAGAATAA
- a CDS encoding divergent PAP2 family protein translates to MSEFFTFFNNSVLFWSLLSCLLAQFFKIIFNFFSTGKIRFGIMFETGGMPSSHSALITGATSGIGYELGFDSSIFALSVAVALIVMYDASGVRKSAGVQAAEINKLSKKLDPQSELLLKETLGHTKIEVMVGSFLGPLITLPGMFFLGSPLKIFDLIIN, encoded by the coding sequence ATGTCTGAGTTTTTTACCTTCTTTAACAATTCAGTTCTTTTCTGGAGCTTATTATCTTGTTTACTAGCTCAGTTTTTTAAAATTATATTCAATTTCTTTTCAACTGGAAAGATAAGGTTTGGAATTATGTTCGAGACGGGTGGTATGCCTTCGAGTCATTCCGCCTTAATAACTGGTGCTACATCTGGGATAGGATATGAATTGGGATTTGATAGCTCAATATTTGCATTATCAGTTGCTGTTGCACTAATAGTTATGTATGACGCTAGTGGTGTTAGAAAATCAGCTGGAGTTCAAGCGGCAGAAATCAATAAACTATCAAAAAAACTGGACCCTCAATCTGAATTACTTTTAAAAGAAACCTTGGGCCATACAAAAATTGAGGTCATGGTAGGGAGTTTTTTAGGACCATTAATTACTTTGCCTGGAATGTTTTTTTTAGGTTCTCCTCTCAAAATATTTGATTTGATAATAAATTAA
- a CDS encoding cobyrinate a,c-diamide synthase, with protein MPCVISSPSTDSGKTTLSLLISCWAFSKGIKIQTFKVGPDYLDQQQLSSIGQPICRNLDVFLSGEEWVQESFLKHSLKYEFSLIEGAMGLFDGLGSTTFSSTANISKLLNAPVIFIINARGQVASLLATVRGFRDFDSELSIAGIIFNNVNSDRHKKLIEEVFKDEDTEILGFLPSDSKITLSKANLGLISPLDDGKEIDVEYFANFAERNLNLCSLVKFLKSPKKKIFNSSSFEVFKTDKSKPIAIAEDKIFHFQYPETKEFLSEIGIPLISWSIYDDEEIPNEASSLIIPGGFPEKYADHISNSLKSLNSLRKFRKSGFIYAECGGMMILGDFLQDEKGNNHKMSGILPFRTKKSKLSVGYRYIKGLKDTPIIKQNQSIRGHEFHYWEIENNLSELDLRKAEQNKKLSSPWKIKSWKTEYKNEGFFDEKLHASWIHLHLPSSRELAKNFINATQISFLKNS; from the coding sequence ATGCCTTGTGTAATATCATCTCCTTCAACTGATAGTGGGAAAACTACATTATCTCTTTTGATATCTTGTTGGGCGTTTTCAAAAGGTATAAAGATCCAAACTTTTAAGGTTGGCCCAGATTATCTTGATCAACAACAACTTAGTTCAATTGGCCAACCTATTTGTAGGAATTTAGATGTTTTTTTAAGTGGTGAGGAATGGGTTCAAGAAAGTTTTTTAAAACATTCTTTGAAATATGAATTCTCATTAATTGAAGGGGCAATGGGTCTATTCGACGGGTTAGGGTCGACTACTTTTTCAAGCACAGCAAATATCTCTAAACTTCTCAATGCTCCAGTAATTTTTATTATTAATGCCAGAGGTCAAGTAGCTTCTCTTTTAGCCACGGTTCGAGGTTTTAGGGATTTCGATAGTGAGTTGTCAATAGCAGGAATTATATTTAATAACGTTAATTCAGATAGACATAAAAAATTAATTGAAGAAGTTTTTAAAGATGAAGATACCGAAATTCTCGGTTTTCTACCATCTGATTCAAAAATAACTTTAAGCAAAGCTAATTTAGGTTTGATATCTCCATTGGACGATGGTAAGGAAATTGATGTTGAATATTTTGCAAATTTCGCAGAAAGAAATCTTAATTTATGTTCTCTTGTTAAATTCCTGAAATCTCCTAAGAAGAAAATATTTAATTCTTCCAGTTTTGAGGTTTTTAAAACAGACAAAAGTAAACCTATCGCAATTGCCGAAGATAAAATCTTTCATTTTCAATACCCCGAAACTAAGGAGTTTTTGAGTGAGATAGGAATTCCATTGATTTCATGGAGTATTTATGATGATGAAGAAATACCAAATGAGGCTTCTTCTTTAATTATTCCTGGGGGATTTCCTGAAAAATATGCTGATCATATAAGTAACTCTTTAAAAAGCTTAAATTCGTTAAGGAAATTCCGCAAAAGTGGATTTATATATGCAGAATGCGGAGGGATGATGATTTTAGGGGACTTTTTACAGGATGAAAAGGGTAATAATCATAAAATGAGTGGTATTCTTCCCTTTAGAACAAAAAAAAGTAAACTTTCAGTAGGTTATAGATATATTAAGGGTTTAAAAGATACTCCGATCATTAAACAAAATCAATCAATTCGGGGACATGAATTTCATTATTGGGAAATTGAAAATAACTTATCTGAACTTGATTTAAGAAAAGCTGAGCAAAATAAGAAACTTTCTTCCCCATGGAAAATTAAATCTTGGAAAACTGAATACAAAAATGAGGGCTTTTTTGATGAAAAATTGCATGCAAGTTGGATTCATTTACATTTGCCAAGTTCAAGAGAATTAGCAAAAAACTTTATAAATGCCACCCAAATTAGTTTTCTCAAGAATTCTTAA
- the folD gene encoding bifunctional methylenetetrahydrofolate dehydrogenase/methenyltetrahydrofolate cyclohydrolase FolD, whose translation MSLKLDGKKLSLEIEERLNNYISKNKKIAKRVPGLAVIRIGEDPASGVYVNNKEKACSRIGIKSFIFHLKDNIEQEDVEKLIIKLNSDKDIDGILLQLPIPKKFNEQKLISYINPSKDVDGLNEINIGKLVKNEPAMRSCTPAGIINLLRSQNITIEGKKIVVIGRSLLVGKPLSLMLLNQNGTVTMTHSKTLNLNEVCREADILIAAAGKPNLVDSSFVKEGAVIIDVGIHRLKSSEKNQTRLCGDVLLEDVISKVFAYTPVPGGVGPMTVTMLLVNTIFSWQKQFGLSSTLNDLLP comes from the coding sequence ATGTCATTAAAACTAGACGGTAAAAAATTATCTCTTGAAATTGAAGAAAGATTAAACAACTACATCTCTAAAAATAAAAAAATTGCAAAAAGAGTCCCCGGTTTAGCTGTAATAAGAATAGGTGAAGACCCAGCGAGTGGTGTTTACGTCAATAACAAGGAAAAAGCATGTTCAAGGATTGGAATAAAAAGCTTTATTTTTCATCTAAAAGATAATATAGAGCAAGAAGATGTTGAAAAACTAATAATCAAACTTAATTCTGATAAGGATATTGATGGTATATTGCTTCAACTTCCCATCCCAAAGAAGTTTAATGAGCAAAAACTGATCAGCTATATAAATCCAAGCAAAGATGTAGATGGATTAAATGAGATAAACATTGGCAAATTAGTAAAAAATGAGCCTGCGATGAGATCATGTACACCAGCAGGAATTATTAATTTGTTAAGATCCCAAAATATTACAATTGAAGGCAAGAAAATTGTTGTTATCGGAAGAAGTTTGCTTGTTGGGAAACCCCTGTCTCTAATGTTGTTGAATCAAAATGGGACGGTTACAATGACTCATTCAAAAACATTAAATTTGAATGAAGTCTGTAGAGAAGCTGACATACTAATTGCAGCTGCAGGAAAACCCAATCTTGTAGATTCGAGTTTTGTGAAAGAAGGAGCAGTAATTATTGATGTTGGAATACATAGATTAAAAAGTTCCGAGAAAAATCAAACCAGATTATGTGGCGATGTATTATTAGAAGATGTCATTTCTAAAGTATTTGCTTACACGCCTGTCCCAGGAGGTGTTGGACCCATGACAGTAACAATGTTACTTGTAAATACTATTTTTAGTTGGCAAAAACAATTTGGTCTATCATCAACTCTTAATGACCTTTTGCCATAA
- a CDS encoding 2-isopropylmalate synthase: MSKDPGRILIFDTTLRDGEQSPGASLNLEEKLAIAHQLARLGVDVIEAGFPFASQGDFKAVNKIANAVGKENGPTICGLSRASKGDIKACYEAISPAPKKRIHTFIATSDIHLKHKLKKSRKDVLQIVPDMVNYAKSFVDDIEFSCEDASRSEPDFLYEVIQLAISAGATTINIPDTVGFTTPSEFGKLIADINKNVPNIDEAVISVHGHNDLGLAVANFLEAVKNGARQLECTINGIGERAGNASLEELVMALHVRKSFFNNFFKRNPDSPTPLTAIRTEEITKTSRLVSNLTGMTVQPNKAIVGANAFAHESGIHQDGVLKNRLTYEIIDAKTVGLIDNKISLGKLSGRSAVRARLEEMGYDLSREDLNDAFTRFKDLADRKREITDRDLEAIVSEQVQLPEAKFQLSLVQVSCGNASKPTATISLLNTEDNTEDTAVSIGTGPVDAVCEALNKLAKVPNELIEFSVKSVTEGIDALGEVTIRIRRDNKIYSGHSADTDVVVAAANAYVNALNRLVFSEKKNSIHPQFDNLENSNKAFLSNHAN, encoded by the coding sequence ATGTCAAAAGATCCTGGAAGAATTTTGATCTTTGATACAACTCTTCGAGATGGAGAGCAATCTCCAGGTGCCAGTTTAAATCTTGAAGAAAAACTTGCTATCGCCCATCAACTAGCAAGATTAGGAGTTGATGTTATTGAAGCTGGATTCCCTTTCGCAAGTCAGGGTGATTTTAAAGCTGTTAACAAAATTGCCAATGCCGTAGGGAAAGAAAATGGTCCTACAATATGCGGCTTATCTAGAGCATCTAAAGGAGATATAAAAGCATGTTATGAAGCAATAAGTCCAGCGCCCAAGAAAAGAATACATACTTTTATTGCTACAAGTGATATTCATCTAAAACATAAACTTAAAAAATCTAGAAAAGATGTTCTTCAAATAGTTCCAGATATGGTTAATTATGCAAAATCATTCGTAGATGATATTGAGTTCTCTTGTGAAGATGCCTCCAGGAGTGAACCTGATTTTTTATACGAAGTGATTCAACTAGCAATCTCTGCAGGAGCGACAACAATAAATATTCCTGATACTGTTGGATTTACAACTCCTAGTGAATTTGGCAAATTAATTGCCGATATAAATAAAAATGTTCCAAATATTGATGAAGCAGTAATCTCGGTTCATGGTCACAATGATTTAGGTTTAGCAGTAGCCAATTTTCTAGAGGCAGTAAAGAACGGAGCAAGACAACTAGAATGTACTATAAATGGAATTGGGGAAAGAGCCGGGAATGCTTCGCTAGAAGAATTAGTAATGGCACTCCATGTTAGGAAAAGTTTTTTTAATAATTTTTTCAAAAGAAATCCTGACTCGCCAACTCCTCTTACGGCGATAAGAACAGAAGAAATAACAAAAACCTCAAGACTTGTTTCAAACCTAACCGGAATGACGGTACAACCTAATAAAGCAATTGTGGGGGCTAATGCTTTTGCACATGAGTCAGGCATTCATCAAGATGGGGTTTTAAAAAATAGACTAACTTACGAAATTATTGATGCAAAAACTGTTGGTTTGATTGACAACAAAATATCTTTAGGAAAACTTAGTGGAAGAAGTGCAGTAAGAGCAAGATTAGAAGAGATGGGATATGACTTGAGCCGAGAAGATTTAAATGATGCATTTACTCGTTTTAAGGATTTAGCTGACAGGAAAAGGGAAATTACTGATAGAGACTTAGAAGCAATTGTTAGTGAACAAGTACAGCTCCCAGAAGCTAAATTTCAATTAAGTCTTGTACAAGTAAGTTGCGGTAATGCATCTAAACCTACTGCAACCATTTCACTCCTAAACACGGAAGATAATACTGAAGATACTGCTGTATCAATAGGAACTGGACCCGTTGATGCTGTATGCGAGGCTTTAAATAAATTAGCTAAAGTTCCTAATGAATTAATTGAATTTTCTGTTAAGTCGGTAACAGAAGGAATTGATGCCTTGGGCGAAGTGACAATAAGAATTAGGAGGGATAATAAAATATATTCTGGTCATTCTGCTGATACTGATGTTGTAGTTGCTGCTGCGAATGCTTACGTTAATGCTTTAAATAGGCTTGTCTTTTCTGAGAAAAAAAATTCAATTCACCCACAATTTGATAATTTAGAAAATTCTAATAAAGCATTTCTATCTAATCATGCAAATTAA
- a CDS encoding HDIG domain-containing protein, whose product MQNITTTLKKLFYLWSRSQVPVKQPIKISRIDNLIIFLICILISIISSYKLLLISPLDIKDIFSWLLTFTEIFISSGILILVSKKENPTISSRQIILIITLLLAVQATKLAFASTISPLSMIIPPALIISQGMGSITALAWVSIASLSWPDPAVAINNNLIFILLVCASVVSLLGGRIRSRAQLLQLSIFVPLGSFLSQWILISKDKMFIINKQDYILANGNIFSDSLLLAIVMLFTILFIPIFESVFGLLTKARLLELADKEKPLIRRLSLEAPGTFEHTLLICGLAEEATRMIGGDIDLIKTGALYHDVGKLHAPNWFIENQDGSKNPHDELDDPIKSAEVLQAHVDEGLKFARKNRLPKLIANFIPEHQGTLKMGYFFQKAKEKNLNINENYFRYKGPIPQSKETAILMLADGCEAALRAMNINASDKEALETISNIIYSREKDGQLDNSNLSKGEIFLVKRAFLNVWKRIRHRRIQYPTSKNNTFS is encoded by the coding sequence GTGCAAAACATCACAACTACCCTAAAAAAATTGTTTTATCTGTGGAGTAGAAGTCAAGTTCCAGTAAAACAACCCATTAAAATTTCAAGAATAGATAATCTCATAATTTTTTTAATATGTATTTTAATTTCAATAATTTCTTCCTATAAATTGCTTCTAATCTCGCCTTTAGATATCAAAGATATTTTTTCTTGGCTTTTGACCTTTACCGAAATATTTATTAGTTCTGGAATTTTGATATTAGTTTCAAAAAAAGAGAACCCCACAATTTCTTCAAGACAGATTATCTTGATCATTACTCTTCTTTTAGCAGTACAAGCGACGAAATTAGCCTTTGCTTCAACAATAAGTCCATTATCTATGATAATTCCACCGGCGTTAATAATATCTCAGGGAATGGGAAGTATAACTGCTTTGGCTTGGGTATCAATAGCAAGCCTTAGTTGGCCAGACCCAGCAGTTGCTATAAATAATAATTTGATTTTTATTTTATTAGTTTGCGCTTCTGTAGTATCTTTACTTGGAGGAAGAATAAGAAGTAGAGCTCAGTTACTTCAACTATCAATTTTTGTCCCATTAGGATCGTTTCTGAGTCAATGGATATTGATAAGTAAAGATAAAATGTTTATTATTAACAAGCAAGATTATATTTTGGCTAACGGTAATATATTTTCAGATTCATTGCTCTTGGCAATAGTAATGCTTTTTACTATTTTATTTATTCCTATTTTTGAATCGGTATTTGGATTATTAACTAAAGCAAGGTTACTAGAGTTAGCTGATAAGGAGAAACCTCTAATTAGAAGATTGTCACTTGAAGCTCCTGGTACTTTTGAACATACCTTACTTATATGTGGTTTAGCAGAGGAAGCAACAAGAATGATTGGTGGTGATATTGATTTAATTAAAACTGGAGCTTTATATCATGATGTTGGTAAATTACATGCACCAAACTGGTTTATCGAAAATCAGGATGGTTCAAAAAATCCACATGACGAGTTGGATGATCCTATTAAAAGTGCAGAAGTATTGCAGGCTCATGTTGATGAAGGATTGAAATTTGCAAGGAAAAATAGACTACCTAAACTAATAGCCAATTTTATCCCTGAACATCAAGGCACCTTAAAAATGGGATATTTTTTCCAAAAGGCTAAAGAAAAGAATCTTAACATTAATGAAAATTATTTTAGATACAAAGGTCCTATTCCTCAGTCAAAAGAAACAGCCATCTTAATGCTTGCAGATGGATGTGAAGCCGCCCTAAGAGCTATGAATATTAATGCATCTGACAAAGAAGCTTTGGAAACAATATCTAATATTATTTACTCACGTGAAAAAGATGGGCAATTAGATAATAGTAATTTATCGAAAGGAGAAATTTTTCTCGTAAAAAGGGCATTCTTGAATGTGTGGAAAAGAATTAGACATAGAAGAATTCAGTATCCAACTAGTAAGAATAATACTTTTTCTTGA
- a CDS encoding polyprenyl synthetase family protein: MTEVINSISDFEQYLKNTKKDVEEALDFSLGPENPEILRESMRYSLLAGGKRIRPILCLASCSLAGGDPSLAIPTAVAIEMIHTMSLIHDDLPAMDNDDLRRGRPTNHKVYGDAIAILAGDALLTRAFEMVSLRSPGVDPTRLLNVIGELSLVAGAPGLVGGQVVDLECEGKEVDLETLEYIHLHKTGALLKACVRTGAMIAGANEKLLQALTTYAEGIGLAFQIIDDILDLTSSSEKLGKTAGKDLLADKTTYPKLLGMEESKKRAFDLVKQAKKAIEPWGADAKYLISLADFITNRDR; this comes from the coding sequence ATGACTGAAGTTATAAATAGTATTTCTGATTTTGAACAATATCTTAAAAACACTAAAAAGGATGTTGAAGAAGCACTTGATTTTTCCTTAGGCCCTGAGAATCCAGAAATATTAAGAGAATCAATGAGATATTCCCTTTTAGCTGGAGGGAAAAGGATACGTCCAATTTTATGTTTAGCATCTTGCTCACTGGCTGGTGGAGACCCCTCTCTTGCTATTCCTACTGCAGTAGCTATAGAAATGATACATACAATGTCCTTAATTCATGATGATCTACCTGCTATGGATAATGATGATTTGAGAAGAGGTAGGCCAACGAACCATAAAGTATATGGAGATGCAATTGCTATTCTTGCAGGCGATGCTTTATTGACCAGAGCCTTCGAAATGGTCTCTTTAAGAAGCCCAGGAGTCGATCCAACTAGATTATTAAATGTAATTGGTGAATTATCACTAGTTGCAGGTGCGCCAGGTTTAGTGGGAGGACAAGTTGTTGATTTAGAATGCGAAGGCAAAGAAGTCGACCTTGAGACTCTCGAATATATTCATCTTCATAAGACTGGGGCTTTATTAAAGGCTTGCGTAAGAACAGGCGCGATGATCGCAGGTGCTAACGAAAAACTTTTACAAGCTCTAACAACATATGCAGAGGGAATTGGTTTAGCCTTTCAAATAATAGATGATATTCTTGATTTAACTTCCAGCAGTGAAAAACTTGGCAAAACTGCGGGTAAAGATCTTTTAGCTGACAAAACGACTTACCCTAAGTTACTTGGAATGGAGGAGTCAAAGAAAAGAGCATTTGATTTAGTTAAACAAGCAAAAAAAGCAATTGAACCTTGGGGTGCAGATGCAAAGTATTTAATATCTCTAGCCGACTTTATTACAAATAGAGACAGATAA